A DNA window from Allokutzneria albata contains the following coding sequences:
- a CDS encoding PE-PPE domain-containing protein has translation MKKTNRFGGAGLALAALVTTILGVTPGSAAAKEPEATRYYILIGGTCDGDATVYNDAWLRGGVRRTVHYPAGGTGLPNCNQTPMDVSVRQGHEAAKRVVIDSYNADRGGRFVVVGYSQGAIVANHVLNDIADGRLGVDKSRFEAKIYADPMAPVGPPGLGIGAVVPAGAGVPFGGYVSPGPGRRDFGGIPFIRYCIQTDGVCHFNTLEAPGGYFAQHWCYQERPIMADSIADGVYINGSHELGRQNCRPPHPR, from the coding sequence GTGAAGAAGACCAACCGCTTCGGGGGTGCCGGCCTCGCGCTGGCAGCGCTGGTCACGACGATTCTCGGGGTGACGCCGGGAAGCGCGGCCGCCAAGGAGCCCGAGGCGACGCGCTACTACATCCTCATCGGCGGCACCTGCGACGGCGACGCCACCGTCTACAACGACGCGTGGCTGCGCGGCGGCGTCCGGCGGACCGTGCACTACCCCGCGGGCGGCACCGGGCTGCCCAACTGCAACCAGACCCCGATGGACGTCAGCGTCCGGCAGGGGCACGAGGCCGCCAAGCGCGTCGTCATCGACAGCTACAACGCCGACCGCGGTGGCCGGTTCGTCGTCGTCGGGTACTCGCAGGGCGCGATCGTGGCGAACCACGTGCTCAACGACATCGCCGACGGCAGGCTCGGAGTGGACAAGTCCCGCTTCGAAGCCAAGATCTACGCCGACCCGATGGCCCCGGTCGGGCCGCCCGGGCTGGGCATCGGCGCGGTGGTCCCCGCCGGGGCCGGCGTCCCGTTCGGCGGTTACGTCTCGCCCGGCCCCGGCAGGCGGGACTTCGGTGGCATCCCGTTCATCCGGTACTGCATCCAGACGGACGGCGTCTGCCACTTCAACACCCTGGAGGCGCCGGGCGGGTACTTCGCCCAGCACTGGTGCTACCAGGAGCGCCCGATCATGGCGGACTCCATCGCCGACGGTGTCTACATCAACGGTTCGCACGAGCTGGGAAGGCAGAACTGCCGGCCGCCGCACCCGCGTTAG
- a CDS encoding glycosyltransferase family protein, producing the protein MAELVGAAYVHVCPVTLPSSHHLPAAWAGWPQDGTGGWDAEARQWNDTWAAPSTPTGRLSDSPRSMTSSAMCSPTSPGPLPAEVEAFLAESDSPVCFGMGSYSADVSRVMVAAARVLGRRAIVSRGWAGLSSAEDDTDCIEVGELNHRALFARVAASCTTVARAQPRPPCTPELLRS; encoded by the coding sequence GTGGCCGAGCTTGTGGGCGCCGCCTACGTCCACGTCTGTCCGGTCACCCTGCCGTCGTCGCACCACTTGCCCGCGGCGTGGGCGGGCTGGCCGCAGGACGGCACGGGTGGCTGGGACGCCGAAGCGCGGCAGTGGAACGACACCTGGGCCGCGCCCTCAACGCCCACCGGGCGGCTGTCGGACTCGCCCCGGTCGATGACGTCCTCGGCCATGTGCTCACCGACCAGCCCTGGCCCGCTCCCGGCGGAGGTTGAGGCGTTCCTCGCCGAGAGCGACTCGCCCGTCTGCTTCGGCATGGGCAGCTACTCCGCCGACGTCAGCCGGGTGATGGTCGCCGCGGCCCGCGTGCTCGGCCGCCGGGCGATCGTGTCGCGCGGGTGGGCCGGCCTGTCATCGGCGGAGGACGACACCGACTGCATCGAGGTCGGCGAACTCAACCATCGCGCGCTGTTCGCCCGGGTCGCCGCGTCGTGCACCACGGTGGCGCGGGCACAACCACGCCCGCCGTGCACGCCGGAGCTGCTCAGGTCGTGA
- a CDS encoding glycosyltransferase, with amino-acid sequence MHHGGAGTTTPAVHAGAAQVVIPQHYDQPYWAERVNQLGIGVAHSRGVPTVDSLTDALKRALEPSVRPVAGAPGRSVRDRAACLGDPWRGCRPASGPG; translated from the coding sequence GTGCACCACGGTGGCGCGGGCACAACCACGCCCGCCGTGCACGCCGGAGCTGCTCAGGTCGTGATCCCTCAGCACTACGACCAGCCGTATTGGGCCGAGCGCGTCAACCAGCTCGGAATCGGGGTCGCGCATTCCCGCGGCGTGCCGACGGTCGACTCGCTGACTGATGCCCTGAAGCGCGCTCTTGAGCCTTCCGTTAGGCCGGTAGCCGGCGCGCCAGGTCGGTCAGTGCGAGACCGAGCGGCATGTCTAGGCGACCCCTGGCGTGGCTGTCGCCCCGCGTCCGGCCCTGGTTGA
- a CDS encoding NAD-dependent protein deacetylase produces the protein MRMRPTLSWTPTEESAAAVASLDDVVEVVAAGGVLVLSGAGLSTESGIPDYRGDTGSLHRHTPMTYQEFVGSEDGRQRYWARSHLGWRTIARAEPNSGHRAVAELQARGYLDAVLTQNVDGLHQAAGATGVVELHGSLDRVVCLACKRTSPREDLDRRLRAANPGFTAETTRINPDGDVELPAAAVRGFALVDCADCGGVLKPDVVFFGENVPAERVRRCYDLVDSAEAVLVLGSSLTVMSGLRFVRHAAKAGKPVLIINQGRTRGDSHARGRLDMPLGLALTDLARRLPA, from the coding sequence GTGCGCATGCGGCCGACGTTGAGCTGGACTCCCACCGAGGAGTCCGCTGCCGCGGTGGCAAGCCTCGACGACGTGGTCGAGGTGGTGGCGGCGGGCGGAGTCCTGGTGCTCAGCGGGGCCGGGCTGTCCACGGAGTCCGGCATCCCCGACTACCGAGGCGACACCGGCAGCCTGCACCGGCACACCCCCATGACCTACCAGGAGTTCGTCGGCAGCGAGGACGGGCGGCAGCGCTACTGGGCGCGCAGCCACCTCGGCTGGCGCACCATCGCCCGCGCCGAGCCCAACAGCGGGCACCGCGCCGTCGCCGAACTGCAGGCCCGGGGGTACCTGGACGCGGTGCTCACGCAGAACGTGGACGGCCTGCATCAGGCCGCGGGCGCGACGGGTGTCGTGGAGCTGCACGGCAGCCTGGACCGGGTGGTCTGCTTGGCCTGCAAGCGAACCAGCCCTCGTGAGGACCTGGATCGACGGCTCCGCGCCGCCAATCCCGGGTTCACCGCGGAGACGACGAGGATCAACCCCGACGGTGACGTGGAGCTGCCCGCGGCGGCGGTGCGCGGGTTCGCGCTGGTGGACTGCGCCGACTGCGGCGGCGTGCTCAAGCCCGACGTGGTGTTCTTCGGCGAGAACGTGCCCGCCGAGCGGGTCCGCCGGTGCTACGACCTCGTGGACTCGGCCGAGGCCGTCCTCGTGCTCGGGTCCTCGTTGACGGTGATGTCCGGACTGCGCTTCGTCCGCCACGCCGCCAAGGCGGGCAAGCCGGTGCTGATCATCAACCAGGGCCGGACGCGGGGCGACAGCCACGCCAGGGGTCGCCTAGACATGCCGCTCGGTCTCGCACTGACCGACCTGGCGCGCCGGCTACCGGCCTAA
- a CDS encoding helix-turn-helix domain-containing protein: MPIVVRIDVELAKRKMSVGEFAERVGLTPANVAVLKNGRAKAVRFSTLEAMCRVLECQPGDLLEWVEDPEDE, translated from the coding sequence ATGCCGATCGTGGTGCGCATCGACGTCGAGCTGGCCAAGCGCAAGATGAGCGTCGGCGAGTTCGCCGAGCGGGTCGGGCTGACCCCGGCGAACGTGGCGGTGCTGAAGAACGGCCGGGCCAAGGCGGTGCGCTTCAGCACCCTGGAGGCGATGTGCCGGGTGCTGGAGTGCCAGCCCGGCGACCTCCTGGAGTGGGTCGAGGACCCCGAGGATGAGTAG
- a CDS encoding class I SAM-dependent methyltransferase, protein MTETAQQYWEGFYQEKDRVWSGNPNPLLVREATSLTPGTALDLGCGEGADAIWLAERGWQVTAVDVSETVLRRAAARAPAGITWERHDLSQSFPSGQFDLVSAQFLHSPVAAPGEREDILRNASRAVVPGGVLLIMSHSGWPSWVETPPFEYHFPGTREMVESLALDPEAWEVQVEEVVERPLTGPDGEPGSRQDSVLRLRRKG, encoded by the coding sequence ATGACCGAGACCGCCCAGCAGTACTGGGAAGGCTTCTACCAGGAGAAGGACCGCGTCTGGAGCGGCAACCCCAACCCGCTGCTCGTCCGCGAGGCCACCTCGCTCACCCCCGGCACAGCGCTGGACCTCGGCTGCGGCGAGGGCGCCGACGCGATCTGGCTCGCCGAGCGCGGCTGGCAGGTCACCGCCGTCGACGTCTCCGAGACCGTCCTGCGCCGCGCGGCCGCCCGCGCCCCGGCGGGGATCACCTGGGAGCGCCACGACCTCTCGCAGTCGTTCCCGTCCGGGCAGTTCGACCTCGTGTCGGCCCAGTTCCTCCACTCCCCCGTCGCCGCCCCCGGTGAACGCGAGGACATCCTGCGCAACGCGTCCCGCGCCGTCGTACCTGGTGGAGTGCTGCTGATCATGAGCCACTCGGGGTGGCCGTCGTGGGTCGAGACACCGCCGTTCGAGTACCACTTCCCTGGCACTCGGGAGATGGTGGAGTCGCTGGCACTGGATCCGGAGGCGTGGGAGGTGCAGGTGGAGGAGGTGGTCGAGCGGCCGCTGACCGGGCCGGACGGGGAGCCCGGATCGCGTCAGGATTCTGTTCTTCGCTTGCGGCGCAAGGGTTAG
- a CDS encoding LLM class flavin-dependent oxidoreductase: MRFSVNIPNFGDFADARTVARVAAAAEQAGWDGLFIWDHVVHDKQQRRGKPFGDPWMLLTAAALATSRLRLGTLVTPVARRRPEQLARQVATLDSISGGRVIFGAGLGGPIEDEFGSFGEPTDPVVLAERLDEGLDLLDRYWSGEAVTHDGKHYRVRDVTLLPATVQRPRPPVWVGGIWPHRRPMRRAARWDGVVPLFTNARHGQVPAVDDVRELVSYVREHREDGPFEIVLGGASPGDPGAAQDLIAPLAEAGATWWDERQLQTGEDLDRLAPVLRRVEQGPPGQRLPE; the protein is encoded by the coding sequence ATGCGCTTTTCGGTCAACATCCCGAACTTCGGTGACTTCGCCGACGCCAGGACGGTCGCGCGCGTGGCTGCGGCGGCCGAACAGGCGGGCTGGGACGGTCTGTTCATCTGGGACCACGTGGTGCACGACAAGCAGCAGCGCAGGGGGAAGCCCTTCGGCGACCCCTGGATGCTGCTGACCGCTGCCGCGCTGGCGACCTCGCGGTTGCGGCTGGGCACCTTGGTCACGCCGGTCGCCCGGCGCCGCCCGGAACAGCTCGCCCGCCAGGTGGCCACCCTGGACTCGATCAGCGGCGGACGGGTGATCTTCGGAGCGGGTCTCGGCGGGCCGATCGAGGACGAGTTCGGCAGCTTCGGGGAACCCACCGACCCGGTCGTGCTGGCCGAACGCCTCGACGAGGGACTGGACCTGCTCGACCGCTACTGGTCGGGCGAAGCCGTGACCCACGACGGGAAGCACTACCGGGTCCGCGACGTCACCCTGCTGCCCGCGACGGTGCAGCGCCCGCGCCCGCCGGTCTGGGTCGGCGGTATCTGGCCCCATCGCAGGCCGATGCGCCGCGCCGCGCGCTGGGACGGCGTCGTTCCGCTGTTCACCAACGCGCGGCACGGGCAGGTTCCCGCCGTCGACGACGTCCGCGAGCTGGTGTCCTACGTCCGCGAGCACCGCGAGGACGGGCCGTTCGAGATCGTCCTCGGCGGCGCCAGCCCCGGTGACCCCGGCGCGGCGCAGGACCTGATCGCGCCGCTCGCCGAGGCCGGGGCCACGTGGTGGGACGAGCGGCAACTCCAGACTGGCGAGGACCTGGACCGGCTCGCCCCGGTGCTGCGCCGCGTCGAGCAGGGCCCGCCCGGTCAGCGGTTGCCGGAGTAG
- a CDS encoding ankyrin repeat domain-containing protein — protein MIADNGGWDGLGRNSWSDLAWVRERLAAGADPGSTGRCSPPPLFAAAERGSADVVAELAGRVEDIDVEYGGRTALWEAVHADRPDNARALVAAGADPWRPMMAGWSPGRLSLASPTPDLFAPNSSVSLSTEESDAVAEARRLKEALGKLWVEGLGLACVADFDVEESAWRLGAEVVEDISAVQKDIEVYPPSTESSLAVGATDVPGGCVFAQPWGFAPTMPGVLARLSVDTVCYGLYANPKSGNQGSIYRDGEFVAGDLHPGGGPDDGDGPEEILASYLYQHNAVAYSCAFAGLQLTDARAVNGAPDVWLRLPERDYWD, from the coding sequence GTGATCGCGGACAACGGCGGGTGGGACGGCCTGGGGCGGAACAGCTGGAGCGATCTCGCATGGGTTCGCGAAAGGCTGGCAGCGGGAGCGGATCCCGGCAGCACAGGCCGTTGCTCCCCGCCGCCGCTGTTCGCCGCGGCGGAGCGCGGTTCCGCGGATGTGGTCGCGGAGCTGGCCGGTCGGGTCGAGGACATCGACGTGGAGTACGGCGGGCGGACTGCGTTGTGGGAGGCCGTTCACGCCGACCGGCCGGACAACGCTCGCGCCTTGGTGGCGGCGGGCGCGGACCCGTGGCGGCCGATGATGGCCGGGTGGTCTCCCGGACGGCTCAGCCTGGCGAGTCCCACGCCGGACCTGTTCGCGCCCAACAGTTCCGTGTCACTGTCCACAGAGGAGAGTGACGCGGTCGCGGAAGCCAGGCGGCTCAAGGAGGCACTGGGCAAGCTGTGGGTCGAGGGACTGGGGCTGGCGTGCGTCGCGGACTTCGACGTCGAGGAGTCCGCGTGGCGACTGGGCGCCGAGGTCGTCGAGGACATTTCGGCTGTGCAGAAGGACATCGAGGTCTACCCGCCGAGCACCGAGTCGTCGTTGGCCGTGGGGGCGACCGATGTGCCAGGCGGCTGCGTGTTCGCGCAGCCGTGGGGTTTCGCGCCGACGATGCCCGGCGTGCTCGCCCGGCTGTCCGTCGACACCGTGTGCTACGGCCTCTACGCCAATCCGAAGAGCGGCAACCAGGGCAGCATCTACCGCGACGGTGAGTTCGTCGCCGGTGACCTCCATCCGGGCGGAGGCCCTGATGACGGTGATGGGCCCGAAGAGATTCTGGCGTCCTACCTGTATCAGCACAACGCCGTTGCCTACAGTTGCGCGTTCGCCGGACTCCAGTTGACCGACGCCCGTGCCGTCAACGGCGCGCCGGACGTGTGGCTGCGCCTGCCCGAGCGCGACTACTGGGACTGA
- a CDS encoding DUF2339 domain-containing protein yields the protein MHNDGDRLLGIAEEIDDLRNRLERVGDELWALREDLRAEQEPQTAQDGEPEPEPARPQDERPRDEEPRYLEPEPVPSLTAAWGTALGKEGAGSRLLAWIGGAVTLLGIVLLLVLAIQRGWLGPLPRVLVGAAFGVGLVGAGLWLHRNPVGRTGAFALAATGIAALYLDVIAATTLYEYLPPLGGLAIGLLVAVGGLLLASRWESSLLAVAVVIGCAVCAPIITKGFRPDLVTFLLVLQVATAPVQLRRDWSAVAVAAGVPPLIASVLSTLRAPLSGSGTNTAAALAAAVVGIALALVVMRRRPEDPAALTLLVTSAAPALIAALVLPKPDAVLVSGGVAVVLLAVWAAGRLLPGRAGDFAGLAGLVAAMQATVTHFDGTARAAVLLGEAVLLLLAALWSRNRFALVGAVGFTLIGGVIAVGRELPPALLVLVGDRTPGQLGGALAVAALILAVSMLLPWVALRLGELRPPSKVLAPWLAAGIAALYGAAGVVLCTALLITPGRTGFLVGHVAITVSWTVIALVLLVRGINVAAMRVTGLVLVGAAVFKLVMFDLSALDGMARVAAFLGAGLVLLVAGTRYARLVAAQQT from the coding sequence ATGCACAACGATGGAGATCGACTTCTCGGCATCGCCGAGGAGATCGACGATCTTCGGAACCGGCTCGAACGGGTCGGGGACGAGCTGTGGGCCCTGCGGGAGGACCTGCGCGCCGAACAGGAGCCCCAGACCGCCCAGGACGGCGAGCCCGAGCCTGAGCCCGCCCGGCCCCAGGACGAACGGCCCCGTGACGAGGAGCCCCGGTACCTGGAGCCCGAGCCGGTTCCGTCGCTGACGGCGGCGTGGGGCACGGCGCTGGGCAAGGAGGGCGCCGGCAGCAGGCTGCTGGCCTGGATCGGTGGCGCGGTCACGCTGCTGGGGATCGTGCTGCTGCTCGTGCTGGCGATCCAGCGCGGCTGGCTCGGCCCGCTGCCGCGCGTGCTCGTCGGCGCGGCGTTCGGCGTCGGCCTGGTCGGCGCCGGGCTGTGGCTGCACCGCAACCCGGTCGGCCGGACCGGCGCTTTCGCTTTGGCCGCAACGGGAATCGCGGCGCTCTACCTCGACGTGATCGCGGCGACGACGCTGTACGAGTACCTGCCGCCGCTCGGTGGCCTCGCGATCGGCCTGCTCGTCGCGGTCGGCGGGTTGTTGCTGGCCTCGCGCTGGGAGTCGTCCCTGCTCGCGGTCGCCGTGGTGATCGGGTGCGCGGTGTGCGCGCCGATCATCACCAAGGGCTTCCGCCCGGACCTGGTGACGTTCCTGCTGGTGCTGCAGGTGGCCACGGCTCCGGTGCAGCTGCGCCGGGACTGGTCCGCAGTGGCCGTCGCGGCGGGCGTTCCGCCGCTGATCGCCTCCGTGCTCAGCACGCTCAGGGCGCCGTTGTCCGGCTCGGGGACGAACACGGCCGCCGCGCTCGCCGCTGCCGTCGTCGGGATCGCACTCGCGCTGGTCGTGATGCGGCGCAGGCCGGAGGATCCGGCCGCGCTGACGCTGCTCGTCACGTCCGCGGCCCCGGCGTTGATCGCCGCGCTGGTCCTGCCGAAACCCGATGCCGTGCTGGTCTCGGGCGGGGTGGCCGTGGTGCTGCTCGCGGTGTGGGCCGCGGGTCGCCTGCTGCCCGGCCGCGCGGGGGACTTCGCAGGGCTGGCCGGTCTGGTCGCGGCCATGCAGGCGACGGTGACCCACTTCGACGGGACGGCCCGCGCGGCGGTCCTGCTCGGTGAGGCGGTCCTGCTGCTGCTCGCGGCGTTGTGGAGCCGCAACCGGTTCGCTCTGGTGGGAGCGGTGGGCTTCACCCTCATCGGCGGCGTGATCGCGGTGGGCCGGGAACTCCCGCCCGCATTGCTCGTCCTGGTCGGCGACCGCACGCCCGGCCAGCTTGGCGGCGCGTTGGCCGTGGCCGCGCTGATCCTCGCTGTCTCCATGCTGCTGCCGTGGGTGGCGTTGCGGCTCGGCGAGCTTCGCCCTCCGTCGAAGGTTCTCGCGCCGTGGTTGGCCGCCGGGATCGCCGCGCTCTACGGAGCGGCCGGAGTGGTGCTGTGCACGGCGTTGCTGATCACGCCCGGGCGGACCGGATTCCTGGTGGGCCACGTGGCGATCACGGTGTCGTGGACGGTGATCGCGCTCGTGCTGCTGGTTCGCGGCATCAACGTGGCGGCGATGCGGGTGACCGGACTGGTCCTGGTCGGGGCGGCGGTGTTCAAGCTGGTGATGTTCGACCTGTCCGCGCTCGACGGGATGGCGAGGGTGGCCGCGTTCCTGGGCGCCGGGCTCGTCCTTCTGGTTGCAGGAACTCGATATGCGCGTTTGGTCGCGGCGCAGCAGACCTGA
- a CDS encoding NIPSNAP family protein: protein MITCVVEYVIDPTKIDAFERFGRRWMELVDRHGGTHHGYFLPGEGASDKALALFSFPSLAAYEEYRALFGVHPDFVDADRIRDESGCVLRYERTFMRPLLPGDGVVKR from the coding sequence ATGATCACCTGTGTTGTCGAGTACGTGATCGATCCGACGAAGATCGACGCCTTCGAGCGGTTCGGCCGCCGGTGGATGGAACTGGTCGACCGGCACGGCGGGACCCACCACGGCTACTTCCTGCCGGGCGAGGGGGCCAGCGACAAGGCCCTGGCGCTGTTCAGCTTCCCCAGCCTCGCCGCCTACGAGGAGTACCGCGCGCTGTTCGGCGTCCACCCCGACTTCGTCGACGCCGACCGCATCCGGGACGAGAGCGGCTGCGTGCTCCGCTACGAACGGACGTTCATGCGCCCGCTGCTGCCGGGTGACGGTGTCGTGAAGCGATAA
- a CDS encoding serine/threonine-protein kinase: MADEAQPGRVVADRYRLIRRVGAGGFGRVWEARDEVLGIDVAVKELWLPPALSESEQAERLTRATREARNAARLRDHPNIVAVHDVVIEDDVPWIIMGLVAGQSLEEHLKTGPLPAAQVAKIAADLLSALEAAHGAGVVHRDVKPANVLLADNGDALLADFGIAVHHTDTALTATGMLIGSVEYMAPERLNGTDGGAEGDLYSLGVTLFQALEGISPFRRNTPTATLTAVLIDEVPQLSSTGSLATLITRLLDKDPVTRPNLSEARALLQAAHEPTKEFEKEKPKPTKKIEEPPPPPPTPPPVARNHAGWAIAAFAGVVLLLFATNSELRSFVDQAFSAPTTTKPTTSTSPSRTTSKSSTSRSTTTKPRPTTTTTRFNSADLDRESTDKTPVSASALLPSSFSDAKNVRYDRKSSDVRECVTKHMDQETRNLLLRSRCGNAVAATYVDHSNQILVMVWVVPMPDASAADTAYKSADGGSWGILCPGSGPGSEICDKNKDTTRAARSGWKRQTHRYLIKSLAMYINLTQDSTAKPWLDAAAQEAVRAAGPSNYSGNR, from the coding sequence ATGGCGGATGAGGCACAGCCGGGCCGGGTGGTCGCCGACCGCTACCGGCTGATCAGGCGTGTCGGTGCCGGTGGTTTCGGGCGCGTCTGGGAGGCCCGTGACGAGGTGCTGGGCATCGACGTCGCGGTCAAGGAGCTGTGGCTGCCCCCGGCGCTGTCGGAGAGCGAGCAGGCCGAGCGGCTGACCCGCGCCACCCGCGAGGCCCGCAACGCCGCGCGGCTGCGCGACCACCCGAACATCGTCGCGGTGCACGACGTCGTCATCGAGGACGACGTCCCCTGGATCATCATGGGTCTGGTCGCGGGGCAGTCCCTCGAGGAGCACCTGAAGACCGGACCGCTGCCCGCCGCCCAGGTGGCCAAGATCGCCGCGGACCTGCTCAGCGCGTTGGAAGCGGCGCACGGCGCCGGTGTGGTGCACCGCGATGTCAAGCCCGCCAACGTGCTGCTGGCCGACAACGGCGACGCGCTGCTGGCCGACTTCGGCATCGCCGTGCACCACACCGACACCGCGCTCACCGCGACCGGGATGCTGATCGGCTCGGTGGAGTACATGGCTCCCGAGCGGTTGAACGGCACCGACGGGGGAGCCGAGGGCGACCTGTACTCCCTGGGCGTCACGCTTTTCCAGGCGCTGGAGGGAATCTCGCCGTTCCGCCGCAACACGCCGACGGCCACGCTCACCGCAGTGCTGATCGATGAGGTGCCGCAGCTGTCGAGCACGGGCAGCCTGGCCACTCTGATCACCAGGCTGCTGGACAAGGACCCGGTGACGCGCCCGAACCTCTCGGAGGCGCGCGCCCTGCTCCAGGCCGCGCACGAACCGACGAAAGAGTTCGAGAAGGAAAAGCCCAAGCCGACCAAGAAGATCGAGGAGCCGCCGCCTCCTCCGCCGACCCCGCCGCCGGTCGCGCGCAACCACGCCGGGTGGGCGATCGCGGCGTTCGCCGGAGTGGTCCTGCTGTTGTTCGCGACCAACAGCGAGCTGAGGTCGTTCGTGGACCAGGCTTTCTCGGCGCCCACCACGACGAAGCCGACGACGTCGACGTCCCCGTCGCGCACCACGAGCAAGTCGTCCACCAGCCGCAGCACGACGACCAAGCCGAGACCGACGACGACCACCACCAGGTTCAACTCCGCGGACCTCGACCGGGAGTCCACCGACAAGACGCCGGTGAGCGCCTCGGCACTGCTGCCGAGTTCGTTCAGCGACGCGAAGAACGTGCGCTACGACAGGAAGAGCAGCGACGTCCGCGAGTGCGTCACCAAGCACATGGACCAGGAGACCAGGAACCTCCTGCTGCGTTCCCGGTGCGGCAACGCCGTCGCCGCGACCTACGTCGACCACTCGAACCAGATCCTGGTGATGGTGTGGGTCGTTCCGATGCCGGACGCGTCGGCCGCGGACACGGCCTACAAGAGCGCGGACGGCGGCTCGTGGGGAATCCTGTGTCCTGGCAGCGGTCCCGGCTCCGAGATCTGCGACAAGAACAAGGACACCACGCGGGCCGCGCGCAGCGGCTGGAAGCGCCAGACCCACCGCTACCTGATCAAGTCGCTGGCCATGTACATCAACCTGACCCAGGACAGCACCGCCAAGCCGTGGCTCGACGCCGCCGCGCAGGAGGCCGTCCGGGCGGCCGGGCCCAGCAACTACTCCGGCAACCGCTGA
- a CDS encoding DUF222 domain-containing protein: MAPADIEDELVAAYAAIGKAVADFASTLMKLYDDLDPQVQQYAGDVLMPLLRVSQVKGNKLIDRAMSLVEHPVVLEALSEGRIDEGKALMIIDQVSVLDAANQAIAEPVLIAHAASHNYTASQRYARRYVLKLDAEAALRRHEEKRKQRLVEKFNLDDGMASLRVVLPALDAALAFDRIDRIARALPKDDRTLDQKRSDVAADLLMGKETPAPQSEVCVNLTMPITNILGLTTDPVMLAGYGDPCLLRSWRMSRRMGSGSASSPTPPPGWPNTSPPTGPPQHNANSSTPAIRRAPWSAATNRRTAATWIIVARSTGPTPRCRTCGRSAGTTTG, translated from the coding sequence ATGGCCCCTGCCGATATCGAAGACGAACTCGTCGCCGCCTACGCCGCCATCGGTAAGGCTGTCGCAGACTTCGCCTCAACCCTGATGAAGCTCTATGACGACCTCGACCCGCAAGTGCAGCAGTATGCCGGGGATGTCCTGATGCCCCTGCTGCGTGTCTCTCAGGTCAAGGGCAACAAGCTGATCGATCGGGCCATGTCGCTGGTGGAGCACCCGGTGGTGTTGGAGGCGTTGTCGGAGGGTCGGATCGATGAGGGCAAGGCGTTGATGATCATCGATCAGGTCAGTGTCCTCGATGCCGCCAATCAGGCGATCGCCGAACCCGTGTTGATCGCGCATGCGGCGTCGCATAACTACACGGCCTCTCAACGCTATGCCCGGCGCTATGTCCTCAAGCTGGATGCCGAGGCGGCGTTGCGGCGTCATGAGGAGAAACGGAAGCAGCGGTTGGTGGAGAAGTTCAACCTCGACGACGGCATGGCCTCCCTCCGCGTCGTCCTCCCCGCCCTCGACGCAGCCCTCGCCTTCGATCGCATCGACCGCATCGCCCGGGCACTGCCGAAGGATGACCGAACGCTGGATCAGAAGCGGTCGGACGTGGCCGCGGATCTGTTGATGGGCAAGGAAACACCCGCCCCGCAAAGCGAGGTGTGCGTGAACCTCACGATGCCGATCACCAACATCCTGGGCCTGACCACAGACCCGGTCATGCTGGCCGGATACGGGGACCCCTGCCTGCTCCGATCGTGGCGGATGTCGCGGCGAATGGGATCTGGAAGCGCATCCTCACCGACCCCGCCACCGGGATGGCCGAACACATCACCACCTACCGGCCCACCCCAGCACAACGCGAACTCATCAACGCCCGCTATCCGACGTGCACCATGGTCGGCTGCAACCAACCGGCGCACCGCTGCGACCTGGATCATTGTTGCCCGTTCGACGGGACCAACACCACGGTGCAGAACCTGCGGCCGAAGTGCAGGCACCACCACCGGATGA
- a CDS encoding DUF2975 domain-containing protein: MSLAQRAVGPLRVFLVLLFAILVVFQVMSFPGQFAHMAETHPERAHLRWPLTAIAVFFVLCVQLVVVSTWKLLTLVKKDRIFTRASMVWVDAIVWAIAAAWVVLTAIFLWVGFHADDPGAPMALFLMVVGLAVVGLLMVVMRALLQQATALRTDMEEVI; the protein is encoded by the coding sequence ATGTCCCTGGCGCAACGGGCGGTCGGCCCGCTCCGAGTCTTCCTCGTGCTGCTCTTCGCAATCCTGGTCGTGTTCCAGGTGATGTCGTTTCCCGGCCAGTTCGCGCACATGGCCGAGACGCATCCCGAACGCGCGCACCTGCGGTGGCCGCTGACGGCGATCGCGGTGTTCTTCGTGTTGTGCGTGCAGCTGGTCGTCGTGTCCACCTGGAAGCTGCTCACCCTGGTCAAGAAGGACCGCATCTTCACCAGGGCCTCGATGGTCTGGGTGGACGCGATCGTGTGGGCCATCGCGGCCGCGTGGGTGGTGCTCACCGCGATCTTCCTCTGGGTCGGCTTCCACGCCGACGACCCCGGCGCGCCGATGGCGCTGTTCCTGATGGTGGTCGGCCTGGCCGTGGTCGGCCTGCTGATGGTGGTGATGCGCGCCCTGCTGCAGCAGGCCACGGCGCTGCGCACCGATATGGAAGAAGTGATCTGA